From Thermobifida halotolerans, a single genomic window includes:
- a CDS encoding RRQRL motif-containing zinc-binding protein has translation MRARFFDPDGSRYGLPTYPYGWARVWDADLATRAQLRELGLRPGGQEPVAQLMWRSRRAAHSGGVRIAWLYRISRALPVREMTAARRAAVEAALRARRTCRACRTEHDYCLPTSLQGCCPPCFEAAQAAEIAAVWAEETTAA, from the coding sequence GTGAGGGCGCGGTTCTTCGACCCCGATGGGTCCCGGTATGGCCTGCCGACCTATCCCTACGGCTGGGCGCGGGTCTGGGATGCGGATCTGGCCACGCGGGCGCAGTTGCGGGAGTTGGGGTTGCGGCCGGGCGGTCAGGAGCCGGTGGCGCAGTTGATGTGGCGCTCGCGCCGCGCGGCCCATTCCGGCGGGGTGCGCATCGCGTGGTTGTACCGGATCAGCCGGGCGCTGCCGGTCCGTGAGATGACTGCGGCGCGGCGGGCGGCGGTGGAGGCGGCGCTGCGCGCGCGGCGCACCTGCCGGGCCTGCCGGACCGAACACGACTACTGCCTGCCCACCAGTTTGCAGGGCTGCTGCCCCCCATGTTTTGAGGCCGCCCAGGCTGCGGAGATCGCGGCGGTCTGGGCCGAGGAGACCACCGCCGCGTGA
- a CDS encoding molecular chaperone GrpE translates to MTQQATPKKKRAPVTVEHETERFAEAARHPGTAERTALVEIVGTPAEGTLSMSAALTALVKAGRQAAADQMLADSYAAMAAERTDEDRAARAAMRGRVSRRGRE, encoded by the coding sequence ATGACACAGCAAGCCACCCCGAAGAAGAAGCGAGCCCCCGTCACCGTGGAGCACGAGACCGAACGCTTCGCCGAGGCCGCTCGCCACCCCGGCACGGCCGAGCGCACCGCTCTGGTCGAGATCGTCGGCACCCCCGCCGAAGGAACGCTGTCGATGTCGGCGGCCCTGACCGCCCTGGTCAAGGCGGGCCGCCAGGCGGCCGCAGACCAGATGCTCGCCGACTCCTACGCCGCCATGGCCGCCGAACGCACCGACGAGGACCGCGCCGCCCGCGCCGCGATGCGCGGCCGCGTCTCGCGCCGAGGTCGCGAGTGA
- a CDS encoding recombinase family protein produces MDTAPALTLPDDPLAPAPAHGGGALVGYARVSTRDQKLDRQLRALEAAGCAKVFADKKSGRDAHRPELQACLAYLRPGDTLVVASLDRLARSLADLITLVSDLRRAGVGFRSLHEALDTTTPGGRLVFHVFAALAEFIRELIVEGTKEGLDAARAAGKRLGRPPAMTPEQIRHARDLLSRPDNSVAAIARLLGVSRSTLYKHVPELSGGRRTELQESP; encoded by the coding sequence ATGGACACCGCCCCCGCTCTCACCCTCCCGGACGACCCGCTCGCCCCCGCGCCCGCCCACGGTGGCGGGGCGCTGGTCGGCTATGCCCGGGTCTCCACCCGCGACCAGAAGCTCGACCGCCAACTCCGCGCCCTCGAAGCCGCCGGCTGCGCCAAGGTGTTCGCCGACAAGAAGTCCGGCCGCGACGCCCACCGCCCCGAACTCCAGGCGTGCCTGGCCTACCTGCGGCCCGGCGACACCCTGGTCGTGGCCTCCTTGGACCGGCTCGCCCGGTCGCTGGCCGACCTCATCACCCTGGTCTCCGACCTGCGCCGCGCCGGGGTGGGGTTTAGGTCCCTGCACGAAGCGTTGGACACCACCACCCCGGGCGGGCGCCTGGTCTTCCACGTGTTCGCCGCGCTGGCCGAGTTCATCCGCGAACTCATCGTCGAGGGCACCAAGGAGGGCCTGGACGCCGCCCGCGCCGCGGGCAAGCGCCTGGGGCGGCCCCCGGCGATGACCCCGGAGCAGATCCGTCACGCCCGCGACCTGCTGAGTCGCCCTGACAACTCGGTGGCCGCCATCGCCCGCCTGCTCGGCGTGTCCCGCTCGACGCTGTACAAGCATGTGCCGGAGCTATCCGGCGGCCGCCGCACCGAACTCCAGGAGAGCCCGTGA
- a CDS encoding HTH domain-containing protein, giving the protein MTETEMTRAAAPQRLVLALGGALTVLSMAWTAWSVVDLVGRAAPTPVACAVAVALELAWVALVALEWQQVHRTGRTPRGLAAAGWGTAAVVVGVLALHGWMSHWSLIPLALMPLGAKALWHWALASMAEEVRERRAAAQRAAAETRAAAEEAARRVAELDTGLTEAQQAELAALRRQAAYARARAEAEAEVRLAEAEVEVRLAEAEAEAQRRREEISHTLQREAMLRSTDLRMAEDQADMEILVRRARLERQLRLARPVLGLTTGSPAPAADADVDQEQAEPGKRRPDLDDPTAVDAAWADIARRLDDDGEGGVAVGGGTPDTPPATPAELGEDPLEARGGGGTPGSGPATGADLDRDRSQDGVGGGTRQRVWQAIRRYGPAVSTRAVAEELGVSRTTVRTHREALARQGYPVYDADR; this is encoded by the coding sequence ATGACGGAGACGGAGATGACGAGGGCGGCGGCGCCGCAGCGGTTGGTGCTGGCCTTGGGCGGGGCGCTGACGGTGCTGTCCATGGCGTGGACCGCGTGGAGTGTGGTGGATCTGGTGGGGCGGGCTGCGCCCACCCCGGTGGCGTGCGCGGTGGCTGTGGCGCTGGAGTTGGCCTGGGTGGCGCTGGTGGCGCTGGAGTGGCAGCAGGTCCACCGCACCGGGCGTACCCCGCGGGGTCTGGCGGCGGCCGGGTGGGGCACCGCGGCCGTGGTGGTGGGCGTGCTGGCGCTGCACGGGTGGATGTCCCACTGGAGCCTCATCCCCCTGGCGCTGATGCCGCTGGGCGCCAAGGCCTTGTGGCACTGGGCACTCGCCAGCATGGCCGAGGAGGTGCGGGAGCGCCGGGCCGCCGCGCAGCGGGCCGCGGCCGAGACGCGGGCCGCCGCGGAGGAGGCTGCGCGGCGTGTGGCCGAGTTGGACACCGGGTTGACCGAGGCCCAGCAGGCGGAGTTGGCCGCGCTGCGCCGCCAGGCCGCCTACGCCCGTGCCCGTGCCGAGGCGGAGGCGGAGGTGCGGTTGGCCGAGGCCGAGGTCGAGGTGCGGTTGGCCGAGGCGGAGGCCGAGGCGCAGCGGCGGCGCGAGGAGATCAGCCACACCCTGCAGCGGGAGGCCATGCTGCGCTCGACCGACCTGCGGATGGCCGAGGACCAGGCGGACATGGAGATTCTGGTCCGCCGCGCCCGGCTGGAGCGGCAGTTGCGGCTGGCCCGCCCGGTGCTGGGGCTGACCACCGGCAGCCCCGCCCCCGCTGCCGACGCCGACGTCGACCAGGAGCAGGCCGAGCCCGGGAAGCGTCGCCCGGATCTGGACGATCCGACGGCTGTGGACGCGGCGTGGGCGGACATCGCCCGCCGCCTGGACGACGACGGCGAGGGCGGGGTGGCGGTGGGGGGTGGCACCCCTGACACCCCGCCTGCCACCCCGGCTGAGCTGGGCGAGGACCCGCTGGAGGCACGGGGAGGGGGTGGCACCCCTGGCAGTGGCCCTGCCACCGGGGCTGACCTGGACCGGGACCGGTCGCAGGACGGTGTGGGGGGTGGCACCCGGCAGCGGGTGTGGCAGGCGATCCGCCGCTACGGCCCGGCGGTGTCCACGCGGGCTGTCGCCGAGGAACTCGGGGTGTCGCGCACCACGGTGCGCACCCACCGCGAGGCCCTGGCCCGCCAGGGCTACCCCGTCTACGACGCCGACCGCTGA
- a CDS encoding tetratricopeptide repeat protein, whose translation MAGRRTGRTHRRRPHRPPHRPHPRGHRPAPHPHPQPLPGSAPPLHRPRRPRPTHRPHHRRSPQRSRGLGQPRHRPARGAAVRAIQAHQQARTLHQQTGDTHGEAAAWNNLGVALGSVGRYGEAVEWLDKAVAFFTSEGDQHREGWSRYELGVVHTRAGHTRAAVALLEKAVSLLAAANDPHTHEKALHALQQARKAAEQAEEDGETPQE comes from the coding sequence GTGGCTGGACGCCGAACGGGCCGTACTCATCGACGCCGCCCACACCGCCCACCACACCGGCCACACCCGCGCGGCCATCGGCCTGCCCCTCACCCTCACCCTCAGCCACTACCTGGATCGGCGCCGCCTCTTCACCGACCTCGCCGCCCTCGCCCAACACACCGCCCACACCACCGGCGAAGTCCGCAACGAAGCCGCGGCCTGGGGCAACCTCGGCACCGCCCTGCACGAGGTGCGGCGGTTCGAGCCATCCAGGCCCACCAGCAGGCCCGCACCCTGCACCAGCAGACCGGTGATACCCACGGCGAAGCCGCAGCCTGGAACAACCTCGGGGTGGCGTTGGGCAGTGTGGGCCGGTACGGCGAGGCGGTGGAGTGGTTGGACAAGGCGGTGGCGTTCTTCACCAGTGAAGGCGACCAGCACCGGGAGGGCTGGTCCCGCTACGAACTGGGCGTGGTCCACACCCGCGCCGGCCACACCCGTGCGGCCGTTGCCCTGCTGGAGAAAGCCGTCTCACTCCTGGCCGCCGCCAACGACCCCCACACACACGAGAAAGCCCTCCACGCCCTCCAGCAGGCCCGAAAGGCCGCAGAACAAGCCGAAGAAGACGGGGAAACGCCCCAGGAGTAG
- a CDS encoding cytochrome P450 has product MSHSPAPIRIDLGRRYDADSLAAELIAQGPVAAVEINDAVVYAITHYPKLRAVLEAPQVWRRGAAHWRDLQTGRIPASHPLVQLIGPVESMLTSNGDDHARQRRVLQKAFTPRRIAALRPTIVDIVEAHLDEMAKAPGRIDLKQALAWPVPIQVVAALLGIPRADWPALQTITQGIFAGDPSVMEEAGAFMQRLLAEKKDAPAGQDLTTDIAHAQAGGVLSDTEAVFNLMLMVIAGFETTAGTVTNAVELLLEHPDQLALLTSGQVDWRNAVRTVMWHRPAVSLLPALYPRQDTAIGGTTVPEGAFVLLAYGAANRHGARTHSPRVDVVSPPASHLGFGHGIHRCLGAALGELELEVMLSRLFQRFPDLEFDPAQTDVQPALSLMMGHPEQLLVRWKASAEA; this is encoded by the coding sequence ATGTCCCACTCCCCCGCCCCTATCCGGATCGACCTGGGGCGCCGATACGACGCCGACAGCCTCGCGGCCGAGCTCATCGCCCAAGGTCCGGTCGCCGCCGTGGAGATCAACGACGCTGTCGTCTACGCCATCACCCACTACCCGAAACTGCGCGCTGTCCTGGAGGCCCCGCAGGTCTGGCGGCGCGGCGCCGCACACTGGAGGGACCTGCAGACCGGACGCATCCCCGCGTCCCACCCCCTGGTCCAGTTGATCGGTCCGGTGGAGAGCATGCTGACCAGCAACGGGGACGACCACGCCCGCCAGCGGCGGGTGCTGCAGAAGGCGTTCACCCCGCGCCGCATCGCGGCGCTGCGCCCCACGATCGTCGACATCGTGGAGGCCCACCTCGACGAGATGGCCAAGGCCCCCGGCCGCATCGACCTCAAGCAGGCCCTAGCCTGGCCCGTGCCCATCCAGGTGGTCGCGGCCCTGCTGGGCATCCCCCGCGCCGACTGGCCCGCTCTGCAGACCATCACCCAGGGCATCTTCGCGGGCGACCCCTCCGTGATGGAGGAGGCGGGCGCCTTCATGCAGCGGCTGCTCGCCGAGAAAAAGGATGCCCCGGCGGGGCAGGACCTGACCACCGACATCGCCCACGCCCAAGCCGGCGGCGTCCTGAGCGACACCGAGGCCGTCTTCAACCTCATGCTGATGGTCATCGCGGGGTTCGAGACCACCGCGGGCACCGTCACCAACGCCGTGGAGTTGCTGCTGGAGCACCCCGACCAGCTCGCGCTGCTCACCAGCGGCCAGGTGGACTGGCGCAACGCCGTGCGGACGGTCATGTGGCACCGCCCGGCCGTGTCCCTGCTGCCCGCGCTCTACCCGCGCCAGGACACCGCCATAGGCGGCACCACCGTGCCCGAGGGCGCTTTCGTGCTGCTGGCCTACGGGGCGGCCAACCGCCACGGAGCCCGCACCCACAGCCCCCGCGTCGACGTGGTCTCCCCTCCCGCCAGCCACCTGGGGTTTGGGCACGGCATCCACCGCTGCCTGGGCGCGGCCCTGGGCGAGCTCGAACTGGAGGTCATGCTCTCCCGGCTCTTCCAGCGCTTCCCCGACCTGGAGTTCGACCCTGCCCAGACCGACGTGCAGCCCGCACTGAGCCTGATGATGGGCCACCCCGAACAGCTCCTCGTCCGCTGGAAAGCCTCCGCCGAGGCCTAG
- a CDS encoding cytochrome P450: MTVMPPSTLYEQPERDVVALHRSAPRDRKALFRRLQDAFGELAPVEIADGVRVWLPLTWDLNRRVLHDAQVWSRDSRNWADMANGRIPPTSGLYAQYQPRDHMLSVDDPERHKRWSTAMTAALRSYPSMNSLISDSSDLLLNQVCQTGHADLVADYAAPLPILVLGRMFGLPWSQATLLCRLIQQVWAGTDESAAAYQQAQQLLADVVATSHTRPEFGSITSVLIEHGLSDTEARDHLALLVAAGADPATALIGNTLLKFLTDADTRSALLRAEITADQVATSAVHEYPPVQLLVGRYALADLRIGRYLVRRGDCVLIGFGLAHLDLMRNTRSSTALYTNRAHLTWGAGMHHCPVAGQDIAQTLAESALVSVVDRLPKVTLAVDPDRLRWNPAIDINRLLGLPVKFSPSAPRSVAQDARPRPSAPPSAPPRRTPSVRAWLTGLWR, translated from the coding sequence GTGACTGTGATGCCTCCCTCCACCCTGTACGAGCAGCCCGAGCGCGATGTCGTGGCCCTGCACCGATCCGCTCCCCGAGACCGGAAGGCCCTGTTCCGGCGCCTGCAGGACGCCTTCGGCGAGCTCGCTCCGGTGGAGATCGCCGACGGGGTGCGGGTCTGGCTGCCGCTGACCTGGGACCTCAACCGCCGAGTGCTCCACGACGCGCAGGTGTGGTCGCGTGATTCCCGCAACTGGGCAGACATGGCCAACGGCCGTATCCCCCCCACCAGCGGCCTGTACGCCCAGTACCAGCCGCGTGACCACATGTTGAGCGTGGATGACCCCGAGCGGCACAAACGCTGGTCCACCGCCATGACCGCGGCCCTGCGGAGCTACCCGAGCATGAACAGCCTCATCTCCGACAGCTCAGACCTGCTGCTCAACCAGGTCTGCCAGACCGGCCACGCGGACCTGGTGGCCGACTACGCCGCGCCCCTGCCGATTCTCGTGCTGGGGCGCATGTTCGGGCTGCCCTGGTCACAGGCCACCCTGCTGTGCAGGCTCATCCAGCAGGTGTGGGCAGGCACCGACGAGAGCGCCGCCGCCTACCAGCAGGCCCAGCAACTCCTGGCCGACGTCGTCGCAACCTCCCACACCCGCCCCGAATTCGGCAGCATCACCTCGGTGCTGATCGAACACGGCCTGAGCGACACCGAGGCGCGCGACCATCTGGCACTGCTGGTGGCGGCCGGCGCCGACCCGGCCACAGCGCTGATCGGCAACACCCTGTTGAAGTTCCTCACCGACGCCGACACCCGCTCTGCACTACTGCGCGCCGAGATCACGGCAGATCAGGTCGCCACCTCCGCCGTGCACGAGTATCCTCCCGTGCAGCTCCTGGTCGGCCGGTACGCCTTGGCCGACCTGCGTATCGGCCGCTACCTCGTCCGGCGCGGCGACTGCGTGCTGATCGGGTTTGGCCTGGCCCACCTGGACCTGATGCGCAACACCAGGTCCTCTACCGCCCTGTACACCAACCGCGCCCACCTGACGTGGGGAGCGGGCATGCACCACTGCCCCGTGGCGGGACAGGACATCGCCCAGACTCTGGCCGAGAGCGCCTTGGTGTCGGTGGTCGACCGCCTCCCCAAGGTCACCCTGGCCGTTGATCCGGACCGACTGCGGTGGAACCCCGCGATCGACATCAACCGGTTGCTCGGGCTCCCGGTGAAATTCTCTCCCAGTGCCCCACGGTCCGTAGCCCAGGATGCGCGTCCCCGACCTTCCGCACCGCCTTCCGCGCCGCCTCGCCGAACCCCGTCGGTGCGGGCCTGGCTGACCGGCCTGTGGCGCTGA
- a CDS encoding type II toxin-antitoxin system PemK/MazF family toxin has protein sequence MSGSVPVRGRVYWADIGFGRKPWLVVSNNHRNRALGDCLAVRLTTTKKESRPTVVPLGPADPLVGWVLCDEITLLYGDDLAEDAGALSLATMTSVAAGLKAALAL, from the coding sequence GTGAGCGGATCCGTCCCGGTGCGCGGGCGCGTGTACTGGGCCGACATCGGTTTCGGCCGCAAGCCCTGGCTGGTGGTGTCCAACAACCACCGCAACCGCGCCCTGGGCGACTGCCTGGCGGTGCGGCTGACCACCACGAAGAAGGAGTCGCGGCCCACTGTGGTCCCGCTGGGTCCGGCCGATCCGCTCGTGGGCTGGGTGCTGTGCGATGAGATCACCCTGCTCTACGGCGATGACCTGGCCGAGGACGCCGGGGCGTTGAGCCTGGCGACGATGACCTCGGTCGCGGCCGGGCTCAAGGCCGCGCTGGCGCTGTAG
- a CDS encoding ParA family protein, which translates to MAAYKGGVGKTTIASELAYVMGAVLLDLDWDRGNATRAWGYRTEQRASAPLLDAIEAGRTPRPLVGKRKADLVPCHEDFVDTQPEPDVMATLIERWAKEWGRDVVVDTHPGGSPSTLGAMAAAHRIIVPAPFGEKEHEALEGMVTQLADYPLMVIPSRVPPVPPARDIERLRRITQDADVPVGPPVSHYVWLPRRTRRMAVSAPPITKQGQGFAEEIAAVAEAVRV; encoded by the coding sequence GTGGCCGCCTACAAGGGCGGGGTCGGCAAGACGACCATCGCGAGCGAACTGGCTTACGTGATGGGCGCGGTGCTGCTGGATCTGGACTGGGACCGCGGCAACGCCACCCGCGCGTGGGGGTATCGCACCGAGCAGCGCGCGAGTGCGCCGTTGCTGGACGCTATTGAGGCCGGGCGCACACCTCGTCCCTTGGTGGGCAAGCGCAAGGCCGACTTGGTGCCCTGCCACGAGGACTTCGTGGACACGCAACCCGAGCCTGATGTCATGGCCACTCTGATCGAGCGCTGGGCCAAAGAGTGGGGGCGCGACGTCGTGGTCGACACCCACCCCGGCGGCAGTCCCTCCACGTTGGGCGCGATGGCGGCCGCACACCGCATCATCGTCCCCGCCCCCTTTGGAGAGAAGGAGCATGAGGCCCTGGAGGGCATGGTCACTCAGTTGGCCGACTATCCGCTGATGGTGATTCCCTCCCGGGTGCCGCCGGTGCCTCCGGCCCGCGACATCGAGCGACTGCGCCGCATCACCCAGGACGCCGACGTCCCTGTCGGTCCGCCGGTCTCGCATTATGTGTGGCTGCCCCGCCGGACCCGCCGCATGGCGGTGTCGGCCCCGCCCATCACCAAGCAGGGTCAGGGTTTCGCCGAGGAGATTGCTGCGGTCGCCGAGGCGGTGAGGGTCTGA
- a CDS encoding zeta toxin family protein: protein MKPSDFALDDETLDRIFDREEFNVRDQVFEGYPEGIEQPTLVLIGGQPGAGKSHAIQSILRSHPDELVPLSGDDLRPFHPDFEVLSRDHPWLMPNATAQASGAWVRRCLNYALEKRHSLLFEGVFRDPLTVVQTADRFANANYRVEVVGLAVPYRESLLATLGRYLHPSGSEAAPRWTPTSAHDNAYRMIPSTLQAAEDSPSPDVLRVTNRNAEYLHTNTRTPSRQWRDPTPGAAVVAAQRERNAPPGPQEVRRWLQSYLDHTAELTHRGQVNDTTRSTLERLAVEAERLVALAYPHDTAVHGVVSARREQFARAHNAGPGEVTLEQVRLPEPPPSEGRSIQEYQQAPSRRAALDTARLPETSHTAYRQPPPSPRPTPGNNAPHRKPPPRPSL, encoded by the coding sequence GTGAAGCCCTCCGACTTCGCACTCGACGACGAAACCCTCGACCGGATCTTCGATCGGGAGGAATTCAACGTCCGGGACCAAGTGTTCGAGGGTTACCCCGAAGGGATCGAGCAGCCCACGCTGGTGCTCATAGGCGGCCAACCCGGAGCAGGCAAGTCCCACGCCATACAGTCCATCCTCCGCTCTCACCCGGACGAACTGGTGCCCCTGTCAGGCGACGATCTGCGCCCGTTCCACCCCGACTTCGAGGTGCTCAGTCGCGACCATCCCTGGCTGATGCCCAATGCCACCGCTCAGGCCTCGGGGGCATGGGTCCGGCGTTGCCTGAATTACGCCTTGGAGAAACGCCATAGCCTGCTGTTCGAAGGCGTGTTCCGCGACCCGCTCACAGTCGTCCAGACCGCAGACCGGTTCGCCAACGCCAACTACCGGGTGGAGGTCGTCGGCTTGGCGGTTCCCTACCGGGAGAGCCTCCTTGCCACCCTCGGACGCTACCTGCACCCCTCCGGCAGTGAGGCCGCCCCGCGATGGACGCCTACCAGTGCCCACGACAACGCCTATCGGATGATCCCTTCCACACTGCAAGCCGCCGAGGACAGTCCAAGCCCGGACGTCTTGCGGGTGACCAACCGCAACGCTGAATATCTGCACACCAACACCCGCACTCCCAGCAGGCAGTGGCGCGATCCCACTCCGGGAGCCGCGGTGGTGGCCGCACAGCGGGAACGCAACGCGCCCCCCGGTCCGCAGGAGGTGCGGAGATGGCTCCAGTCCTACCTGGACCACACCGCGGAGTTGACCCACCGGGGACAGGTCAACGACACGACCCGGTCCACACTGGAACGGTTGGCCGTCGAGGCCGAACGCCTGGTGGCCCTTGCCTATCCCCATGACACGGCGGTGCATGGCGTTGTGAGCGCACGCCGGGAGCAATTCGCGCGAGCCCACAACGCGGGTCCGGGTGAGGTGACCCTGGAACAGGTGCGGCTTCCCGAACCTCCTCCCTCTGAAGGGCGCAGCATCCAGGAGTACCAGCAGGCACCCTCGCGGCGAGCAGCACTGGACACGGCCCGCCTACCGGAGACGTCCCATACCGCCTACCGACAGCCTCCCCCTTCGCCCCGGCCCACACCAGGCAACAACGCGCCCCACAGGAAACCACCGCCTCGCCCCAGCCTGTGA
- a CDS encoding NUDIX hydrolase: MTTTTITRRCCGTSVGGRIRRTIAGRTEYALLGRAWWPIGWAMVAGHAADEGQASPEAALVAETAEELGLTVQSCTPLLAVDLPNLCQSPPARPVAGHRWTVYDVEVAPDTALCPDPTETTGAEWISGEELQRLAEATIAYARTGRPARDQHRLTLEAVWVELLARTGDITATAADRQAVARLYTTPPDEYWTGGGLVPAHHLARGGR; the protein is encoded by the coding sequence ATGACCACCACGACCATCACCCGACGCTGCTGCGGCACATCCGTGGGCGGCCGCATCCGCCGCACTATCGCAGGCCGCACCGAATACGCCCTGCTGGGGCGCGCCTGGTGGCCGATCGGCTGGGCCATGGTCGCCGGCCACGCCGCCGACGAGGGCCAGGCCAGCCCCGAGGCCGCGCTGGTGGCCGAGACCGCCGAAGAACTCGGCCTCACCGTCCAGTCGTGCACGCCGCTGCTCGCGGTCGACCTGCCCAACCTCTGCCAGTCGCCCCCGGCCCGGCCCGTGGCCGGGCATCGGTGGACCGTCTACGACGTCGAGGTCGCCCCCGACACCGCGCTGTGCCCCGACCCGACAGAGACCACCGGTGCTGAGTGGATCAGCGGCGAGGAGCTGCAGCGCCTGGCCGAGGCCACCATCGCCTACGCCCGCACCGGACGGCCCGCCCGCGACCAGCACCGCCTCACCCTGGAGGCCGTGTGGGTCGAACTGCTGGCCCGCACTGGCGACATCACCGCCACCGCCGCCGACCGCCAGGCCGTCGCCCGCCTCTACACCACCCCGCCGGACGAGTACTGGACGGGCGGGGGGCTGGTCCCCGCCCACCACCTGGCCCGCGGCGGCCGCTGA